The Herbiconiux sp. SALV-R1 nucleotide sequence GCTCGGCGTAGTACGCCGACAGCTCCTGCGACGACAGCTGCTTGCCCTCGAACGAGTACGAGCCGTTCTCGAAGAACTCGGTGGAGGCCACGTCGAGCGCGAGCGCGACGTCGCGGCCCGGGGTGAACCCGGCCTGGGTGACGGCCTCGAGGATGAAGTCGAGCGCCTCGCGGTTGTTCGGGAGCTCGGGAGCGAAGCCGCCCTCGTCGCCGAGACCGGTCGACAGGCCCTTCGACTTCAGCAGCGACTTCAGCGAGTGGTAGACCTCGACGCCCCAGCGGAGCGCCTCGGAGAAGGTCTCTGCGCCGAGCGGCACGGCCATGAACTCCTGGATGTCGACGCCGGTGTCGGCGTGGGCGCCACCGTTGACGATGTTCATGAGCGGCACGGGGAGGGTGTGCGCGTTGGGGCCGCCGACGTAGCGGAACAGCGGCAGGTCGGAGGAGTCGGCGGCCGCGCGTGCCACGGCGAGCGAGACGCCGAGGATGGCGTTGGCGCCCAGGCGCTTCTTGTTGTCGGTGCCGTCGCGCTCGATGAGTGCGGCGTCGACGAGGCGCTGGTCGGTGGCGTCGAAGCCCTCGATGGCCGGGCCGAGCTCGTCGATGACGGCGTCGACGGCCTTCTCCACGCCCTTGCCGAGGTAGCGGCCCTTGTCGCCGTCGCGCAGCTCGTAGGCCTCGAAGGCACCGGTCGATGCGCCGGAGGGGACGGCTGCGCGCGAGACGACGCCGTCGTCGAGGAGGACTTCGACCTCGACGGTCGGGTTTCCTCGCGAGTCTAGGATTTCTCGAGCGCCAACGGCTTCGATGAGTGCCACGGGTGGTTTCTCCTCTGATAGCAAGCGGGGTGGTGGTCGCGTTGCTGCGCCCGCCGCAGGCTAGTCTAACGAGTCGCGGCAGACCGCCTGCATGGTGGTGACGGCGCCGAACAGCCACTCCGCGAACTCCTCGGCGCCACCGTCGAACGCGTCGGTCTCGAGGGGGCGGTGGAGGGCGCAGTCGACAGCCGACATCACCATCGCCACCGAGAGCTGGGCGCGCTCGGGGGTGGTGCGCCGGCTCGCCAGCAGCACGATGTCGTGCCGCAGCTCCGCGGCGAACTTGATGACGTCGGGCGCGAGCTCCGGCCTGCGGTGCAGCAGCTCACGGATGGCCTGACGGTCGGAACCGTCGCGCGCCGAGGCGTCCATGATGCCGCCGACGAGGGTGCACAGGTCGCGCACCAGCCACCTCTCCCCGTCGTTCTGCAGGAAGGCGTCGCGCTGCGCATCCGTCACCTGGAACGACGACAGCCCGACGATGGCCGACACCTTCGACGGGAAGTAGTTGAAGAAGGTGCGGGTGGAGACCCCCGCCTCGGAGCAGATCGCGTCGACCGAGGCGTGGGCGGTGCC carries:
- the eno gene encoding phosphopyruvate hydratase; amino-acid sequence: MALIEAVGAREILDSRGNPTVEVEVLLDDGVVSRAAVPSGASTGAFEAYELRDGDKGRYLGKGVEKAVDAVIDELGPAIEGFDATDQRLVDAALIERDGTDNKKRLGANAILGVSLAVARAAADSSDLPLFRYVGGPNAHTLPVPLMNIVNGGAHADTGVDIQEFMAVPLGAETFSEALRWGVEVYHSLKSLLKSKGLSTGLGDEGGFAPELPNNREALDFILEAVTQAGFTPGRDVALALDVASTEFFENGSYSFEGKQLSSQELSAYYAELVANYPLVSIEDPLAEDDWEGWTHLTAELGQKVQLVGDDLYVTNPKRLAQGIAQKAGNSILVKVNQIGTLTETLDAVSLAQRSGMTAILSHRSGETEDTTIADLAVATDAGQIKTGAPARSERVAKYNQLLRIEEELAEAAVYAGRSAFPRFTA
- a CDS encoding TetR/AcrR family transcriptional regulator: MTAPSLRERKKVETRQAIHEAALRLVAENGTAHASVDAICSEAGVSTRTFFNYFPSKVSAIVGLSSFQVTDAQRDAFLQNDGERWLVRDLCTLVGGIMDASARDGSDRQAIRELLHRRPELAPDVIKFAAELRHDIVLLASRRTTPERAQLSVAMVMSAVDCALHRPLETDAFDGGAEEFAEWLFGAVTTMQAVCRDSLD